Proteins from a genomic interval of Clostridium sp. M62/1:
- a CDS encoding amidohydrolase, which yields MQNYEELLEKLNARIWDCAELKFEEYQSAEALMNVMEEYGFSVESGLAGMETAFRATTGKGRPVIGLLAEYDALSGLSQKAGQTKPVPREETENGHGCGHCLLGTAAAGAALMARDYLLETGREGTVVLIGCPAEEGGSGKAYLARAGVFDGLDAALTWHPAGGNAVLTGSLQANCQAYFRFHGVSAHAAGAPHLGRSALDAVELMDVGVNYMREHMEPTDRIHYAITDTGGSSPNVVQNHAEVLYLIRSTDTEKVKKLYERVKNIARGAALMTETKVEVVFDKACSNILSNSVLEQLLYDCMKTVPLPSYTEEELAYAEKIKETITDADIASDMSLMMAQGAEKRRLASRYRELPMADFVVEHRHQELFLPGSSDVGDCSHAAPTAQFVGACFVPGTPAHSWQMTAQGKEKTAVKGMFYAAQVLSEACRRLLEEPELVKQARKEFEETTEGKPYECPIPAEILPNANGKRENAGLTVDRKDRK from the coding sequence ATGCAGAATTATGAGGAACTTCTCGAGAAGCTGAATGCCAGAATATGGGACTGTGCAGAGCTGAAATTTGAAGAATACCAGTCGGCAGAGGCTCTCATGAATGTGATGGAGGAGTATGGCTTCTCTGTGGAGAGCGGGCTGGCAGGGATGGAAACGGCATTCAGAGCCACAACCGGAAAAGGGCGTCCGGTGATTGGCCTACTGGCTGAGTATGACGCCCTGTCCGGCCTCAGCCAGAAGGCAGGCCAGACAAAGCCGGTTCCCAGAGAGGAAACAGAAAACGGTCATGGCTGCGGCCATTGTCTTCTGGGAACGGCTGCGGCCGGAGCCGCGCTGATGGCAAGGGACTATCTGCTTGAAACCGGCAGGGAGGGAACTGTTGTGCTGATTGGATGCCCGGCTGAGGAAGGCGGATCCGGAAAAGCTTATCTGGCCCGGGCAGGCGTGTTTGACGGCCTGGATGCAGCCCTCACCTGGCATCCGGCCGGAGGCAATGCTGTTCTGACAGGCTCCCTGCAGGCAAACTGCCAGGCTTATTTCCGGTTTCACGGCGTTTCCGCCCATGCGGCGGGAGCGCCTCACCTGGGCAGAAGCGCTCTGGACGCAGTGGAGTTGATGGATGTGGGTGTAAACTATATGAGAGAGCACATGGAGCCCACCGACCGGATTCACTATGCGATCACGGACACAGGGGGCAGCTCTCCCAATGTGGTACAGAATCATGCAGAGGTTCTCTACCTGATTCGCTCCACTGACACAGAAAAGGTTAAAAAGCTGTATGAGAGGGTAAAAAATATCGCCAGAGGAGCTGCCCTGATGACGGAGACGAAGGTGGAGGTGGTTTTTGACAAGGCCTGCTCCAATATTCTTTCTAACAGCGTTCTGGAACAGCTTCTCTACGATTGTATGAAAACAGTTCCGCTTCCGTCCTACACGGAGGAGGAGCTGGCGTATGCGGAAAAAATAAAGGAAACTATCACAGACGCTGACATTGCCAGCGATATGTCTCTGATGATGGCCCAGGGGGCAGAAAAGAGAAGGCTGGCTTCCCGCTACCGGGAGCTTCCCATGGCCGATTTTGTGGTGGAACACCGTCACCAGGAGCTGTTTCTGCCAGGCTCTTCGGATGTGGGAGACTGCAGTCATGCGGCGCCCACGGCTCAGTTTGTGGGTGCCTGTTTCGTGCCTGGAACACCGGCCCACTCCTGGCAGATGACAGCCCAGGGAAAAGAAAAGACTGCGGTGAAGGGGATGTTTTACGCAGCGCAGGTACTCTCTGAAGCCTGCCGCCGCCTGCTTGAGGAGCCGGAGCTTGTGAAGCAGGCCAGGAAGGAATTTGAGGAGACCACGGAGGGAAAACCATATGAGTGCCCTATTCCGGCAGAGATCCTTCCCAATGCAAACGGAAAAAGGGAAAACGCCGGCCTGACAGTGGACAGGAAGGACAGAAAATAG
- the bioB gene encoding biotin synthase BioB yields the protein MNSAENKNTKSISSPCGSSFLNSAKRRVLDGELLSREDAVLLADEPLFELCQAADEIRSHFCGNNFDLCSIVNGKCGRCSEDCRYCAQSVHYHTSCTEEYPLLSSEELVRQARFNAAHGVLRYSIVTSGKRLSDAEIDNVCGSIRQIRRQTNIRVCVSFGLLNEAQFTKLRLAGVSRVHCNLESSERFFPSVCTTHTWQEKTETLKAARRAGLELCSGGIIGLGETMEDRIDMVLSIRSLGVKSVPVNLLNPIPGTPFAHNPVLSNDELRRTVAIFRFLIPDGSIRLAGGRGLLADKGEACFQSGANAAISGDMLTTSGYSFETDRELIRRLGYEVRDERQI from the coding sequence ATGAATTCTGCTGAAAACAAAAATACCAAAAGCATCTCATCCCCCTGCGGCAGTTCTTTCCTGAACTCTGCCAAAAGGCGGGTGCTTGACGGAGAACTTCTCTCCCGGGAGGATGCAGTTTTGCTGGCAGACGAGCCTCTTTTTGAGCTGTGCCAGGCTGCCGATGAAATACGCTCCCATTTCTGCGGAAATAACTTTGATCTGTGCTCCATTGTAAACGGAAAGTGCGGGCGCTGTTCGGAGGACTGCAGATACTGCGCCCAGAGTGTCCATTATCATACCTCCTGCACGGAGGAATATCCCCTCCTCTCATCAGAAGAGCTGGTAAGACAGGCCCGGTTCAATGCCGCCCACGGAGTCCTACGCTATTCTATAGTTACTTCCGGTAAGCGGCTCTCCGATGCCGAGATCGACAATGTCTGCGGAAGCATACGCCAGATCAGACGGCAGACCAATATCCGCGTCTGTGTTTCCTTCGGGCTTTTAAATGAGGCTCAGTTTACAAAGCTTCGCCTGGCAGGCGTTTCCCGCGTTCACTGCAATCTGGAGTCCTCTGAGCGTTTTTTTCCCTCTGTCTGCACCACCCACACCTGGCAGGAAAAAACAGAGACACTGAAGGCGGCCAGGAGGGCCGGCCTTGAACTATGTTCCGGGGGAATCATAGGATTGGGGGAAACCATGGAGGATCGGATCGATATGGTTCTCTCGATCCGCAGCCTTGGCGTAAAATCTGTTCCGGTCAATCTGTTAAATCCGATCCCGGGAACTCCTTTTGCCCACAATCCCGTTCTCAGCAATGATGAGCTGAGGCGCACCGTCGCCATCTTTCGCTTTCTCATCCCGGACGGTTCCATCCGTCTGGCTGGCGGACGGGGGCTTCTCGCCGACAAGGGAGAGGCATGCTTCCAGAGCGGAGCCAATGCCGCCATCAGCGGGGATATGCTCACCACCTCCGGATATTCCTTTGAGACAGACAGAGAACTGATCCGCCGTCTTGGCTATGAGGTGAGAGATGAAAGGCAGATTTAA
- a CDS encoding M20 metallopeptidase family protein, with protein sequence MTVAESAKAIEEHLRQLRREFHRHPETSGNERETAARIVRELEDIGGFEIREGVGGNGVIAELSGALPGPTTALRADMDALQIEEQTGLSFCSENRGVMHACGHDNHITMALGAARLLAQRKDELRGRVRMIFQPSEELSPQGGSRKMIEEGALEGVDAVFGMHVWPDLPLGKVGVKAGPLMAASDHFTVTIKGKPSHAARPNEGIDALVAGAQFVTAAQTIVSRNADPMKSIVITIGRLNAGTRYNIIAGECVLEGTCRTFDPSVRDLAERRLSEVLSGVCTASGCTGELHYERGYMAVVNDEKMADYVRESADRILGNGTAVSVEPAMTAEDFSFYLDKKPGAFAWIGTTPLGETVWPLHSSHYSPDEGVLWRGAALLAGLALGLRER encoded by the coding sequence ATGACAGTTGCTGAATCGGCAAAGGCCATAGAGGAGCATTTAAGGCAGCTTCGGAGAGAGTTCCACAGACATCCGGAAACTTCAGGCAACGAGAGAGAGACAGCCGCCAGAATCGTGAGAGAGCTTGAGGATATCGGCGGATTTGAGATCCGTGAGGGCGTGGGAGGAAACGGGGTAATCGCAGAGCTTTCGGGAGCTCTGCCCGGTCCCACTACAGCTCTCAGGGCAGACATGGACGCGCTGCAGATTGAGGAGCAGACAGGGCTTTCTTTCTGCTCGGAAAACCGGGGAGTTATGCATGCCTGCGGCCATGACAATCATATTACCATGGCTCTGGGTGCAGCCCGTCTTCTGGCTCAGAGGAAAGACGAGCTGAGAGGAAGGGTGAGAATGATCTTTCAGCCCTCAGAAGAGCTGTCCCCTCAGGGGGGATCGAGGAAAATGATTGAGGAGGGAGCGCTGGAGGGAGTTGACGCCGTATTCGGAATGCATGTCTGGCCGGATCTCCCGCTAGGGAAAGTGGGAGTGAAGGCGGGGCCTCTGATGGCTGCCTCCGATCATTTCACAGTCACCATCAAGGGAAAGCCAAGCCATGCCGCAAGACCCAACGAGGGAATTGACGCCCTGGTGGCAGGGGCCCAGTTTGTAACAGCAGCCCAGACGATTGTCAGCAGAAATGCGGATCCGATGAAGTCGATCGTCATAACCATCGGAAGGCTGAATGCGGGAACCCGTTATAATATTATAGCGGGAGAGTGCGTGCTGGAGGGAACCTGCCGCACCTTTGACCCGTCTGTCCGCGATCTGGCAGAGCGCAGACTGTCCGAGGTGCTGTCCGGAGTCTGCACTGCTTCAGGCTGCACGGGGGAGCTGCACTATGAGAGAGGCTACATGGCAGTGGTGAATGATGAGAAAATGGCGGACTATGTGAGGGAGTCGGCCGACAGGATTCTGGGAAACGGCACGGCTGTATCAGTGGAGCCGGCCATGACTGCTGAGGATTTTTCCTTCTACCTGGATAAAAAGCCAGGAGCCTTTGCCTGGATCGGGACAACGCCGCTGGGTGAGACTGTATGGCCTCTGCACAGCAGCCATTACAGCCCCGATGAGGGAGTGCTCTGGCGGGGAGCTGCCCTGCTTGCAGGACTTGCCCTTGGACTGCGGGAGAGATAG
- a CDS encoding biotin transporter BioY, protein MFQNDLQMSRRQGSRALRLTLCALFTALISAGAFIRIPVPVVPFTLQLLFTMLAGLLLGGRDGAFCVGAYILLGLMGLPIFAEGGGIWYLGKPSFGYLIGFFLASYVTGKLAWSRKIPSLRFILLCNFAGLFIVYGIGMLYYYLISNYVIQTPIGLWPLFLYCFILAVPGDICLCILAAVLYFRLRPLFLSTF, encoded by the coding sequence ATGTTTCAGAATGATCTTCAAATGTCCCGAAGACAGGGCTCCAGAGCCCTGAGGCTTACCCTGTGCGCCCTGTTCACAGCGCTGATCTCTGCGGGAGCTTTTATCAGGATACCTGTACCGGTTGTCCCTTTTACTCTCCAGCTTTTATTCACCATGCTTGCAGGCCTGCTTCTGGGCGGAAGAGACGGGGCCTTCTGTGTGGGGGCCTATATCCTTTTAGGTCTTATGGGGCTCCCTATTTTCGCCGAGGGAGGAGGAATCTGGTATCTTGGAAAGCCCAGCTTCGGCTATCTGATCGGCTTCTTCCTCGCCAGTTATGTGACCGGAAAACTGGCCTGGAGCCGGAAAATCCCTTCCCTCCGTTTCATCCTCTTATGTAACTTTGCAGGCCTTTTTATCGTCTACGGAATCGGCATGCTGTATTACTATCTCATTTCCAACTATGTTATACAGACGCCCATTGGCCTTTGGCCCCTGTTCCTCTACTGTTTCATCCTGGCCGTTCCCGGAGATATTTGCCTGTGTATTCTGGCCGCAGTCCTCTATTTCCGCCTGAGGCCGCTGTTTTTGTCAACTTTTTAG
- the bioD gene encoding dethiobiotin synthase, with translation MKGRFNTKTAEKQNTERQNNTACIPSGRSLFVTGTGTDVGKTYVTALIVKKLRQLGRHAAYFKAAVSGNERKDGLLIPGDAAFVKEFSGISQPLETMCPYVYEQAFSPHLAARLEGNPLVLPNVKAQFSSLLSSFDCVTVEGAGGILCPLRFDSQKIFLEDLIKALNLPCILVADAGLGTINAAGLTAFYLKQHKIPVKGIILNRFHPGDVMEEDNRRMCEAVTGLPVLACVKPGDTELSIEPEVLLSLYEKS, from the coding sequence ATGAAAGGCAGATTTAACACAAAAACAGCAGAAAAGCAAAATACAGAAAGACAAAACAATACAGCATGTATCCCTTCCGGGCGTTCCCTCTTCGTCACCGGAACGGGAACGGATGTGGGAAAAACCTATGTAACGGCCCTGATTGTAAAAAAGCTCCGGCAGCTGGGCAGACATGCGGCCTATTTTAAAGCCGCGGTCAGCGGAAACGAAAGAAAAGACGGCCTTCTGATTCCGGGAGACGCTGCATTTGTAAAGGAGTTTTCCGGCATCAGCCAGCCGCTTGAGACCATGTGCCCCTACGTCTATGAGCAGGCCTTTTCTCCCCATCTGGCTGCCCGCCTTGAGGGAAATCCTCTGGTTCTCCCGAATGTGAAGGCGCAGTTTTCCTCTCTCCTTTCCTCCTTTGACTGCGTCACCGTGGAAGGAGCCGGAGGAATCCTCTGCCCCCTTCGCTTTGACAGCCAGAAAATATTTCTGGAGGATCTGATTAAGGCTCTGAACCTGCCCTGCATCCTTGTGGCCGACGCAGGCCTTGGAACCATCAACGCAGCGGGACTGACTGCTTTCTATCTGAAGCAGCACAAAATTCCTGTAAAGGGAATCATTCTGAACCGGTTTCACCCGGGAGACGTGATGGAGGAGGATAACCGAAGGATGTGCGAAGCTGTCACCGGGCTTCCCGTTCTGGCCTGTGTAAAGCCCGGCGATACAGAGCTTTCCATAGAACCAGAGGTACTGCTTTCCCTGTACGAGAAATCCTGA
- the bioA gene encoding adenosylmethionine--8-amino-7-oxononanoate transaminase — protein sequence MIWYPYQQMKTMKPPYSIVDAEGVYLYTEDARLIDSVSSWWSVIHGYKHPVLTEAIKSQADHFSHVMLGGLTHEPAERLAARLRQWLPGDLNYCFFSDSGSVGVEVALKMAFQYYVNKGEEGRTKVLSLTHSYHGDTFKAMEVGDDEDYHFAFKKKENVIHIPTRIQDLEDAFLRFHRELYCFIVEPLLQGAGGMRMYDISFLEKARELCDTYGVLLIFDEVATGFGRTGHRFVSDLVCPDILVLGKALTGGYIGHAVTVAGAKVYQGFYGDDPALALMHGPTFMGNALACRAALASIELFESGNYMEKIAHIEEVSRRELKDLSSPLIREIRIMGGCTCVETVSPDVLDGFQEFAYQHGVFSRPFLSYMYTMVPYIIEDSQLIQIFDTMKEWFSRFH from the coding sequence ATGATCTGGTATCCATACCAGCAGATGAAAACCATGAAGCCGCCCTATTCCATCGTCGATGCCGAAGGCGTCTATCTCTATACGGAGGACGCCCGCTTAATTGACTCGGTATCTTCCTGGTGGAGCGTGATACATGGCTATAAGCATCCGGTTCTCACAGAAGCCATTAAATCTCAGGCCGACCATTTTTCTCATGTGATGCTGGGAGGCCTGACCCACGAACCGGCAGAACGGCTTGCCGCCAGACTCCGCCAGTGGCTTCCCGGAGACCTGAACTACTGTTTCTTTTCCGACTCCGGCAGTGTGGGAGTGGAGGTGGCGCTGAAAATGGCTTTTCAGTATTATGTAAATAAAGGAGAGGAAGGACGGACGAAGGTTCTCTCCCTGACTCACTCCTACCACGGAGATACCTTTAAGGCCATGGAGGTCGGTGACGATGAGGATTACCACTTTGCATTTAAAAAGAAAGAAAACGTCATCCATATCCCTACCAGAATCCAGGACCTGGAGGATGCCTTCCTCCGCTTCCACAGAGAACTTTACTGCTTTATCGTGGAGCCGCTTCTGCAGGGTGCAGGCGGAATGAGAATGTACGATATCTCCTTCCTGGAAAAGGCCAGAGAGCTCTGTGATACGTATGGGGTGCTCCTCATTTTTGACGAGGTGGCCACCGGATTTGGACGGACCGGGCATCGGTTTGTATCTGATCTGGTCTGCCCGGACATCTTGGTTCTGGGAAAAGCTCTCACCGGAGGCTATATCGGCCATGCCGTTACCGTGGCCGGCGCAAAAGTATACCAGGGCTTTTACGGGGATGATCCGGCTCTTGCGCTGATGCACGGCCCCACCTTTATGGGAAATGCCCTCGCCTGCCGCGCAGCTTTAGCCTCCATAGAACTGTTTGAATCAGGAAACTATATGGAGAAAATTGCCCATATTGAGGAAGTATCCAGAAGAGAGCTCAAAGACTTATCCTCCCCTCTGATTCGCGAAATCCGGATCATGGGGGGCTGTACCTGTGTGGAGACCGTCTCTCCGGACGTCCTTGACGGCTTTCAGGAATTCGCGTATCAGCACGGAGTATTCAGCCGGCCATTCCTCAGCTATATGTATACAATGGTGCCTTATATAATAGAAGATTCCCAGCTGATACAGATTTTTGACACAATGAAGGAGTGGTTTTCCAGGTTTCATTAA
- a CDS encoding Hsp20/alpha crystallin family protein: MLYVPSIFGENLMDDFMDDFGFGFDDSFFGRKNPLYGKHAKNMMKTDVREKDDAYEVAVDLPGFKKDEIHLELKDGYITISAAKGLDKDEKDKKGRLIRQERYAGSMSRSFYVGENLKQEDIKARFENGVLTLDFPKAEMNRQVPESQRIAIEG, from the coding sequence ATGTTATATGTACCAAGCATTTTCGGAGAAAATTTAATGGATGACTTTATGGATGATTTTGGATTCGGTTTTGACGACAGTTTCTTTGGAAGAAAGAATCCTCTGTACGGAAAGCATGCGAAGAACATGATGAAGACCGACGTAAGAGAAAAGGACGACGCTTATGAAGTGGCCGTAGACCTGCCGGGCTTTAAGAAGGATGAAATCCATCTGGAACTGAAGGATGGATATATAACCATCAGCGCCGCCAAGGGGCTTGACAAGGACGAGAAGGACAAAAAAGGCCGTCTCATCAGGCAGGAAAGATATGCAGGCAGCATGAGCCGCAGCTTCTATGTAGGCGAGAATCTGAAACAGGAGGATATCAAGGCCAGATTTGAAAACGGCGTGCTTACCCTTGATTTCCCGAAGGCAGAGATGAACAGACAGGTTCCGGAGAGCCAGAGGATTGCCATCGAAGGATAA
- a CDS encoding sodium/glutamate symporter: MTNAMLTDLLQSLGLLGVFLLIGVFLRAKLKILQKTFIPASVIGGFLLLLLGPQCANVLPVPASWFDTYSLLPGILIVPVVAAVPLGLKIGGGKADGVDPDVLKNVFPLIGIGLAAAMFQFAVGYGTHVLFSGEDLYDVFGIELAIGFVGGHGTAGTLGNMLSALNLPYWETSQGVATTTATFGIVGGILIGIMMINWAARHGQTAMLKKPADIPEPLRVGFEKDIKKQNSVGRETTMSSSIDTLAFHAALIFVACGLAYLLLMGAEKFQIPVLKSISVWAYGMIVMFVIWGIMCKLKLNYLVDDKIKSKVSSSFTEFAVIAAIASLPIQAVASYIVPILVMVAIGYVVTTGVLFILSKRLLKGFWFEQMIGTYGMSTGVFLTGVLLLRICDPDLESPALANYSLSYTITSIIYFAMLNLFIVLPMSSGAGVTALAALGLGIAAVLFAIVSSRISFGSQFKGN, translated from the coding sequence ATGACAAACGCAATGCTTACAGATCTGCTGCAAAGCCTGGGCCTTCTGGGTGTGTTTCTGCTGATAGGGGTTTTTCTGAGAGCGAAGCTGAAAATTCTTCAGAAAACCTTTATTCCGGCTTCTGTGATCGGAGGGTTTCTGCTTTTGCTTTTAGGACCTCAGTGTGCAAATGTTCTGCCTGTTCCAGCGTCCTGGTTTGATACATATTCTCTGCTTCCCGGCATCCTGATCGTTCCGGTTGTGGCTGCCGTCCCGCTGGGACTGAAGATAGGAGGCGGAAAGGCTGACGGCGTGGATCCGGATGTCCTTAAAAATGTGTTCCCTCTTATCGGTATCGGACTGGCGGCAGCTATGTTCCAGTTTGCAGTGGGATACGGAACTCATGTGCTGTTTTCCGGAGAGGATCTCTATGACGTGTTTGGAATTGAGCTGGCTATCGGATTTGTCGGAGGACACGGCACAGCCGGAACTCTGGGAAATATGCTTTCCGCGCTGAACCTGCCTTACTGGGAGACCTCTCAGGGCGTGGCGACCACGACGGCTACGTTCGGAATCGTGGGCGGCATCCTGATTGGCATTATGATGATCAACTGGGCGGCCAGACACGGTCAGACAGCGATGTTGAAAAAACCGGCAGATATTCCGGAGCCTCTGCGTGTCGGCTTTGAGAAGGATATCAAGAAACAGAACTCAGTAGGCCGTGAGACTACGATGTCTTCCTCGATTGACACTCTTGCTTTCCATGCTGCTCTGATTTTTGTTGCCTGCGGTCTGGCGTATCTTCTTTTAATGGGAGCTGAAAAATTCCAGATTCCTGTCCTGAAAAGTATTTCCGTCTGGGCCTACGGCATGATTGTGATGTTCGTCATCTGGGGAATTATGTGCAAGCTGAAGCTGAACTACCTGGTAGACGACAAGATCAAGAGCAAGGTTTCCAGTTCTTTCACAGAATTCGCCGTAATTGCGGCAATCGCAAGCCTTCCGATTCAGGCGGTAGCGTCATACATTGTCCCGATCCTTGTGATGGTGGCAATCGGATATGTGGTAACGACAGGCGTTCTCTTTATTCTCAGCAAGCGGCTGTTAAAGGGATTCTGGTTTGAGCAGATGATTGGAACCTATGGCATGAGCACAGGAGTATTTCTGACAGGAGTTCTGCTTCTCAGAATCTGCGATCCGGATCTGGAGAGCCCGGCTCTGGCCAATTACTCTTTATCCTACACGATCACGAGTATTATTTATTTTGCCATGCTGAATCTCTTCATCGTACTTCCTATGAGCTCCGGAGCGGGCGTGACCGCTTTGGCAGCTTTGGGTCTTGGTATTGCAGCCGTGCTGTTTGCCATAGTGAGCAGCCGTATTTCCTTCGGAAGCCAGTTCAAGGGAAATTAA
- a CDS encoding LTA synthase family protein — protein MRVRAKKLSLSFLCFFTLLCYFSAWWAVRTYGSISMEEIVFHLNVPLDGVNTEYIFSYLKTALLPALVVFVIAAAVFGRCCLYLRRKKTYTCLDIRFGQKRWLLELTDRAFSRAMALLLVFGLVFMAAGTDSMLNIGDYLYNQFHKSSFIEEQYVKPESSLLSFPEKKRNLVYIYLESMEKTFEDRENGGNMEENAIPELTELAKQNVTFQLGPDGSQGILPLTSTWTIAAMVAQTSGLPLKIPVEKNSMSKYGSFLPGAVTLGEVLEDAGYRNMLMVGSYASFAGRDQYFKDHGSYEIWDFGTAKRLDKVPDDYDIGWWGIEDEKLFEYAKEELSKLAAGSQPFNFTMLTVDTHNPNGYICRLCDDEFEDQYSNVLHCSSRQTVQFVQWIMEQPWYENTTVVVTGDHATMVSGYAPDDGSYDRGVYYCFINPAAVPADRNHTACTMDLFPTTLAAMGVEIEGDRLGLGTNLFSERGTIVDEFGQEEVISQLNMKSEFYDSVLLYGEEAEEK, from the coding sequence ATGAGAGTGAGAGCTAAAAAACTGAGTCTGTCCTTCCTGTGCTTTTTCACCCTCCTGTGCTACTTTTCTGCCTGGTGGGCGGTGAGAACCTACGGCAGCATCAGCATGGAGGAAATTGTTTTCCACCTGAATGTCCCCCTGGACGGGGTCAACACAGAGTACATATTTAGCTATCTGAAAACTGCTCTGCTGCCGGCTCTGGTGGTTTTTGTCATCGCTGCTGCCGTATTCGGAAGATGCTGCCTGTATCTGCGCCGCAAAAAAACCTACACCTGCCTGGACATCCGCTTCGGACAGAAACGGTGGCTTCTGGAGCTGACTGACCGGGCCTTTTCCAGGGCCATGGCTCTGCTTCTCGTGTTCGGCCTCGTATTCATGGCTGCCGGCACAGACAGTATGCTGAACATCGGAGATTATCTCTACAACCAGTTTCACAAGAGCTCCTTTATCGAGGAGCAGTATGTAAAACCGGAATCCTCCCTGCTGTCCTTCCCGGAAAAGAAGCGAAATCTCGTCTACATTTATCTGGAATCCATGGAGAAGACCTTTGAGGACAGAGAAAACGGCGGAAACATGGAAGAAAATGCCATACCGGAGCTGACAGAACTGGCAAAGCAGAATGTGACCTTTCAGCTCGGTCCGGACGGCAGCCAGGGCATCCTTCCCCTGACCTCCACCTGGACCATCGCCGCCATGGTTGCCCAGACCTCGGGACTTCCCCTGAAGATTCCCGTGGAGAAAAATTCCATGAGCAAATATGGCTCCTTTCTTCCCGGGGCAGTCACCCTGGGGGAGGTGCTGGAAGATGCCGGCTACCGGAACATGCTGATGGTGGGCTCCTACGCCAGCTTTGCCGGAAGAGATCAGTATTTTAAGGATCACGGCAGCTATGAAATCTGGGATTTCGGCACTGCCAAGCGGCTTGACAAGGTTCCCGACGACTACGATATAGGCTGGTGGGGAATTGAGGATGAAAAGCTCTTTGAATATGCAAAGGAGGAGCTCTCCAAGCTTGCCGCCGGTTCACAGCCCTTTAACTTTACCATGCTGACGGTGGATACCCACAATCCCAACGGCTACATATGCCGCCTCTGCGATGACGAGTTTGAAGACCAGTACAGCAACGTCCTCCACTGTTCCAGCCGCCAGACCGTACAGTTTGTCCAGTGGATCATGGAGCAGCCCTGGTATGAGAACACCACCGTTGTCGTTACCGGCGATCACGCCACCATGGTTTCCGGCTACGCCCCCGACGACGGCTCCTATGACAGAGGCGTATACTACTGCTTTATCAACCCGGCCGCCGTTCCCGCTGACAGGAATCACACAGCCTGCACCATGGATCTCTTTCCAACGACGCTGGCTGCCATGGGTGTGGAAATTGAGGGCGACCGGCTGGGGCTTGGCACAAACCTGTTTTCTGAGCGCGGCACCATCGTGGATGAGTTCGGGCAGGAGGAGGTCATCTCCCAGCTCAACATGAAGTCAGAATTTTACGACAGCGTTCTTCTGTACGGAGAGGAAGCGGAAGAGAAATAG
- the gltS gene encoding sodium/glutamate symporter, protein MSPDLLRNVRLSFSSWIPAPVAGGLVFALLHLALHSAGILEFAFDTTIQTILMTVFFCSVGFTACFRLLKKGGIQVFIFLALSILMCVIQDAVGSGLAAAFGLDPLLGLCMGSIPLVGGHGTSGSFGPLLEETYGVSGALTVALAAATYGLVSGSMMGGPIARRRVEKLHLKSTAAEEGNAQADTAVAIDSQKFTTAAVFLAIAIGVGTLIMSGFDMVHITMPAYIGAMLCAAAIRNIWDVSGHDLPMDEIDTLGGLSLNLYLAMAMMNLCLWQLAALALPMIVILLVQTFIMFLYANFVIFNIMGRDYEAAAMTSAFCGFGMGATPNAMANMKALAEHYGPAPRAFFIVPLVGSLFIDFCNSMVLTTFMNVLH, encoded by the coding sequence GTGAGCCCGGATCTTCTCCGGAACGTACGCCTCTCTTTTTCCTCCTGGATCCCGGCTCCGGTGGCCGGCGGACTTGTTTTCGCTCTTCTTCATCTGGCTCTTCACAGCGCCGGTATTCTGGAGTTCGCTTTCGATACGACCATTCAGACTATTCTGATGACCGTATTCTTCTGCAGCGTCGGTTTTACCGCCTGCTTCCGTCTCCTGAAGAAGGGCGGCATCCAGGTATTTATTTTCCTGGCGCTCTCCATTTTAATGTGTGTTATTCAGGATGCAGTCGGAAGCGGTCTGGCAGCTGCCTTCGGTCTGGATCCGCTCCTTGGACTGTGCATGGGCTCCATCCCGTTAGTAGGCGGTCACGGAACATCCGGCTCCTTCGGTCCTCTTCTTGAGGAAACCTACGGTGTTTCCGGTGCTCTCACCGTCGCATTGGCGGCAGCTACATATGGACTTGTATCTGGAAGTATGATGGGCGGCCCGATTGCCCGCCGCAGAGTTGAAAAACTTCATCTGAAATCCACAGCAGCTGAAGAGGGAAATGCGCAGGCTGACACAGCTGTCGCTATCGACAGCCAGAAGTTCACAACCGCAGCTGTTTTCTTAGCCATCGCTATCGGCGTCGGCACCCTGATCATGAGCGGCTTTGACATGGTTCACATTACCATGCCGGCTTATATCGGAGCCATGCTCTGTGCAGCCGCCATCAGAAATATCTGGGATGTTTCCGGCCATGATCTTCCGATGGATGAGATCGATACTCTGGGAGGCCTTTCCCTGAACCTTTACCTGGCCATGGCCATGATGAACCTCTGCCTGTGGCAGCTGGCTGCTCTGGCTCTTCCGATGATTGTCATCCTTCTGGTTCAGACATTCATCATGTTCCTGTACGCAAACTTCGTTATCTTCAATATCATGGGACGCGACTACGAGGCAGCGGCTATGACCAGCGCTTTCTGCGGTTTCGGTATGGGCGCTACGCCTAACGCTATGGCTAACATGAAAGCCCTTGCAGAGCACTATGGCCCTGCGCCGCGCGCATTCTTCATCGTGCCGTTAGTAGGAAGCCTTTTCATCGACTTCTGCAACTCCATGGTTCTGACCACATTCATGAACGTTCTGCACTAG